Proteins from a single region of Shinella zoogloeoides:
- a CDS encoding TetR/AcrR family transcriptional regulator translates to MARPRKDQQIDIRPVAIAQTMHLLDSRDAADITMADVADAVGCRAPALYAYFAGRDALLRAVHDEGFRLMLEEKIAVATRNADDAVERLRAGGLAYLRFAFERPGLYRLMFSPPPLEGFPANPFAADPAGKCLAALRDAVGACQADGYLPDMEAGQVAFMLWSAVHGAAVLALQGRAPLLAGQDARTAAVAAVETLMGFIRSTRP, encoded by the coding sequence ATGGCCCGCCCGCGAAAAGACCAGCAGATCGATATCCGGCCCGTCGCCATCGCGCAGACGATGCACCTGCTGGACAGCCGGGATGCCGCCGATATCACCATGGCCGATGTCGCCGATGCCGTCGGCTGCCGGGCGCCGGCGCTCTATGCCTATTTCGCCGGCAGGGATGCGCTGCTGCGCGCCGTGCATGACGAGGGGTTCCGCCTCATGCTGGAAGAGAAGATCGCCGTCGCCACGCGCAATGCGGACGATGCGGTCGAGAGGCTGCGGGCCGGCGGCCTTGCCTATCTCCGCTTCGCCTTCGAGCGTCCGGGCCTCTATCGGCTGATGTTCTCGCCGCCGCCGCTCGAGGGTTTTCCGGCCAATCCCTTCGCGGCCGATCCGGCTGGAAAATGTCTCGCCGCGCTGCGGGACGCGGTCGGAGCCTGCCAGGCGGACGGCTATCTGCCGGACATGGAAGCGGGACAGGTCGCCTTCATGCTGTGGTCGGCCGTCCATGGCGCCGCCGTGCTGGCCTTGCAGGGGCGTGCGCCGCTTCTGGCCGGACAGGATGCCCGGACCGCCGCCGTCGCGGCGGTCGAAACCCTCATGGGCTTCATCCGCTCTACGCGCCCATAG
- a CDS encoding GGDEF domain-containing protein encodes MNLLGKVWGRLPLLRFPIILSLFLIMLPVSYLSLAQISDGINDRLHFSARLEEASRLELEANTLFSKAELFARGDPRVAAKDVQLALDLLWSRVNVMGTKSYRKVQADDDLDEALIGELLGAMPRLEAAVNALQPGVAGSYRGVDLFATQYRERVIVFSDAANKARRQRLNMAVQTQLQSVTNLKRIQIAYVALGVVAVAYVLVELFLTRRLNRRLNESIEEKHELLCTDHLTGIGNRASFEDMLRTLKALSGADFAVIYFDLDGFKQVNDTLGHGMGDMLLKHVAAILLAVRQSDDAFAFRFGGDEFAVVLTGSRETARHYAARAVQKIAAPATLDANVVQVSASAGYSHVEDLRSVEPVDALMRNADLALYAAKSAGRNCVQAFNAGLLIEYERRTYLEDALSHAIVEGAIEASFQPVFDLPTRRLRAVKVVPRWSHNAYGAIAPAEVMEIADSINEGAALLLSLLRSTFNLFGRLATQTELRIYVEASEKLFSQPGFAQSLFELLERHRIGPGHLQIELTGKRSVTYSEAFLASIRSLRDAGVIFATSDVSRAIDSRNRLANLDFGTLKLERTLVEEATRSERSRGIIKGLGAMAVKMGAEVVAEGVDRREDVERLQRLGIALGQGDALAPVMTPDDLLRYLAGWAGPSVVAFRR; translated from the coding sequence ATGAACCTGCTCGGCAAGGTCTGGGGAAGGCTGCCTCTGCTGCGTTTCCCGATCATCCTATCGCTGTTCCTGATCATGCTTCCCGTCAGCTATCTGAGCCTTGCGCAGATCTCCGACGGGATCAACGACCGGCTCCACTTCTCCGCCCGGCTGGAGGAGGCGAGCCGGCTCGAACTGGAGGCGAACACGCTCTTCAGCAAGGCGGAGCTTTTCGCGCGGGGCGATCCGCGCGTTGCGGCCAAGGACGTGCAACTGGCGCTGGACCTTCTGTGGTCCCGCGTCAACGTCATGGGTACGAAGAGCTATCGGAAGGTCCAGGCGGATGACGACCTTGACGAGGCGCTGATCGGTGAGCTGCTCGGCGCCATGCCGCGGCTGGAGGCCGCGGTCAACGCCTTGCAGCCCGGCGTCGCCGGCAGCTACCGTGGGGTCGATCTCTTCGCCACGCAATATCGCGAGCGCGTCATCGTCTTCAGCGACGCGGCAAACAAGGCACGGCGCCAGCGGCTCAACATGGCGGTGCAGACCCAGTTGCAGAGCGTCACCAATCTCAAACGCATCCAGATCGCCTATGTGGCGCTCGGCGTCGTCGCCGTGGCCTATGTGCTGGTCGAGCTTTTCCTGACGCGCCGGCTCAACCGCCGGCTCAACGAGAGCATCGAGGAGAAGCACGAGCTTCTGTGTACGGATCACCTGACCGGCATCGGCAACCGCGCCAGCTTCGAGGACATGCTGCGTACGCTGAAGGCGCTCTCCGGCGCGGACTTCGCCGTCATCTATTTTGACCTCGATGGCTTCAAGCAGGTCAATGACACACTCGGCCACGGCATGGGCGACATGCTGCTGAAGCACGTCGCGGCGATCCTGCTCGCCGTGCGCCAGAGCGATGACGCCTTCGCCTTCCGCTTCGGCGGCGACGAATTTGCCGTGGTGCTTACCGGCAGCCGCGAGACCGCGCGCCACTATGCCGCCCGTGCCGTGCAGAAGATCGCCGCACCCGCGACGCTGGACGCCAATGTCGTGCAGGTATCGGCGAGCGCCGGTTATTCGCATGTCGAGGACCTGCGCTCCGTCGAGCCTGTCGATGCGCTGATGCGCAATGCGGACCTTGCGCTCTACGCCGCGAAATCCGCCGGGCGCAATTGTGTCCAGGCGTTCAATGCCGGTCTCCTGATCGAATATGAGCGGCGGACCTATCTGGAGGACGCGCTTTCCCATGCCATCGTCGAAGGGGCCATCGAGGCCTCCTTCCAGCCGGTGTTCGATCTGCCGACGCGCCGGTTGCGCGCGGTGAAGGTCGTGCCGCGCTGGTCGCACAATGCCTATGGCGCCATTGCGCCGGCGGAGGTGATGGAAATCGCCGACAGCATCAACGAGGGCGCGGCGCTTCTGCTTTCCCTGCTGCGCTCGACCTTCAACCTGTTCGGCCGGCTTGCGACACAGACGGAATTGCGGATCTATGTCGAGGCCTCCGAGAAGCTGTTCTCCCAGCCCGGTTTCGCCCAGTCGCTGTTCGAGTTGCTCGAGCGCCACAGGATCGGCCCCGGCCATCTGCAGATCGAGCTGACGGGTAAGCGCAGCGTTACCTATAGCGAAGCCTTCCTCGCCAGCATCCGTTCGCTGCGCGACGCCGGCGTCATCTTCGCGACCAGCGACGTCAGCCGCGCGATCGACAGCCGCAACCGCCTCGCCAATCTCGATTTCGGCACGCTGAAGCTGGAGCGCACGCTGGTGGAGGAGGCGACGCGCAGCGAGCGCAGCCGCGGCATCATCAAGGGACTCGGCGCCATGGCGGTGAAGATGGGGGCAGAGGTCGTTGCCGAAGGGGTCGACCGGCGCGAGGATGTGGAGCGCCTGCAAAGGCTTGGCATCGCGCTCGGTCAGGGCGATGCGCTCGCCCCCGTCATGACGCCCGACGATCTTCTGCGTTATCTCGCCGGCTGGGCCGGCCCATCGGTCGTTGCCTTCCGGCGCTGA
- a CDS encoding molybdopterin-binding oxidoreductase gives MLSMTKSLAAFAVGLALTCTTALAAEPYFTIRSADGAKTVEITAEAIAKAGSVTFKTTLPGTDGEELHEVRGPLMQSLLDQAGFASAEYVAVALDNYEIDVPAEDFTTLGAIAAVEVDGKPLTVRDKGPTWIVYPRSDNAALTDPIYESRSVWQLKELVAK, from the coding sequence ATGCTTTCCATGACCAAGTCCCTTGCGGCCTTCGCCGTCGGCCTGGCGCTGACCTGCACGACCGCCCTTGCCGCCGAGCCCTATTTCACGATCCGCTCGGCCGATGGCGCCAAGACGGTTGAAATTACCGCCGAGGCCATCGCGAAGGCCGGCAGCGTGACCTTCAAGACCACCCTGCCCGGCACGGACGGCGAGGAACTGCATGAGGTGCGCGGTCCGCTGATGCAGTCGCTGCTCGACCAGGCGGGCTTCGCCTCGGCGGAATATGTCGCGGTCGCCCTCGATAATTATGAAATCGACGTGCCGGCCGAGGACTTCACGACGCTCGGCGCCATCGCTGCGGTGGAGGTCGACGGCAAGCCGCTGACCGTGCGTGACAAGGGGCCGACCTGGATCGTCTATCCGCGCAGCGACAACGCGGCGCTAACCGACCCGATCTATGAATCGCGCAGCGTCTGGCAACTGAAAGAACTCGTCGCAAAATGA
- a CDS encoding L,D-transpeptidase family protein, producing the protein MDLIVTAAGDGWQARHGDRSWRAAVGRGGIRVEKAEGDGVSPVGRWPIRTVYYRADRIAKPASPFPTRVIAELDGWCDDPAHADYNRPVTRPFPASHEEMRRQDELYDIVVVLGHNDDPPVPGAGSAIFLHIARPDYAPTEGCAALAKDDLLAFLADAQPGTHLEFRATA; encoded by the coding sequence ATGGACCTGATCGTAACCGCTGCCGGCGATGGCTGGCAGGCGCGCCATGGAGACCGGAGCTGGCGCGCGGCCGTCGGTCGCGGCGGCATAAGGGTGGAGAAGGCCGAAGGCGACGGGGTCAGCCCCGTCGGCCGCTGGCCGATCCGCACGGTATATTATCGGGCCGACCGCATCGCAAAGCCGGCTTCTCCCTTTCCGACCCGGGTGATCGCCGAGCTGGACGGCTGGTGCGACGATCCCGCCCATGCCGACTATAACCGTCCCGTCACCCGCCCGTTCCCGGCGAGCCACGAGGAAATGCGGCGGCAGGACGAGCTCTACGATATCGTCGTCGTGCTCGGCCATAATGACGATCCGCCCGTGCCCGGTGCGGGCAGCGCTATTTTTCTGCATATTGCCCGTCCGGATTATGCGCCGACGGAAGGCTGCGCGGCGCTCGCGAAGGACGACCTGCTGGCGTTTCTTGCGGATGCACAGCCCGGAACGCATCTCGAGTTCCGGGCGACCGCCTGA
- a CDS encoding helix-turn-helix domain-containing protein: MNILANPEPAIRARVLTTLDSVCSSEALRKSKRMRELLRYLVQESIERPGAPVTAEAIAANVFNRTNGFDAIDDPIVRTTVSRLRAALATYYEQEACGDEVEIRIPRGGYMPEFLPRAAKPPARRRLEWLRGNLWMLNVASAVVALVALGIALSLGTDACRP, from the coding sequence ATGAACATATTGGCTAACCCTGAACCTGCGATACGGGCGCGCGTCCTGACGACGCTCGATTCCGTGTGCTCCTCCGAAGCCTTGCGCAAATCGAAGCGCATGCGTGAACTGCTGCGCTATCTTGTGCAGGAATCCATCGAGCGGCCGGGCGCGCCCGTCACCGCCGAGGCGATCGCCGCCAACGTCTTCAACCGGACGAACGGCTTCGATGCCATAGACGACCCCATCGTGCGCACCACCGTCAGCCGCCTGCGCGCGGCGCTTGCCACTTATTATGAACAGGAGGCCTGCGGCGACGAGGTGGAAATCCGCATCCCGCGCGGAGGCTACATGCCCGAGTTCCTGCCGCGGGCGGCCAAGCCCCCGGCGCGCCGGCGGCTGGAATGGCTGCGCGGCAATCTCTGGATGCTGAATGTGGCCAGCGCCGTGGTTGCGCTGGTTGCGCTTGGCATTGCCCTTTCGCTGGGGACGGACGCATGCAGACCGTGA
- the lysA gene encoding diaminopimelate decarboxylase, translating into MVADAVGTPFYCYSPEVIAQAYEELSTALSPVGASVCYAVKANGNLSILQLLSRLGCGMDIVSGGEMERALEAGVPASRIIFSGVGKSPREIARALTEGVHQINVESPAEFHLVADIAASLGLRAPVALRVNPDVDAQTHAKISTGKKGDKFGVALGDVAGLFEAAAGRAEIEMVGLAVHIGSQILDLSPYRRAYGVLADLVRDLRTQGHAVPRLDLGGGIGIAYGDQGAPSVAELAAIIAETVGGLGCALTVEPGRWLVGRAGALVTTVLYTKEAGERTLAIVDAGMNDLVRPALYGAVHPLGVVRSARGGEGQSYGVVGPVCESSDIFGVYDDLPQLAAGDLVAFLCAGAYSASMASTYNARDLVPEVFVSNGRFRIVRRRQTTRELMALEKDTVWQDVESGPAPENRKGIA; encoded by the coding sequence ATGGTGGCGGATGCCGTCGGCACGCCGTTCTACTGTTATTCGCCGGAAGTAATCGCGCAGGCCTATGAGGAATTGTCCACCGCGCTTTCCCCGGTCGGTGCATCCGTCTGTTATGCGGTGAAAGCTAATGGGAACCTTTCCATTCTTCAACTGCTTTCCCGTCTAGGGTGCGGAATGGACATCGTTTCCGGCGGCGAGATGGAGCGCGCGCTGGAAGCGGGCGTGCCGGCCTCCAGGATCATCTTCTCCGGTGTCGGCAAGTCGCCGCGCGAGATCGCCAGGGCCCTGACCGAGGGCGTTCACCAGATCAACGTCGAATCGCCTGCCGAATTCCACCTTGTCGCCGATATCGCCGCCTCGCTCGGGCTGCGCGCGCCGGTCGCGCTGCGGGTCAACCCGGATGTCGACGCGCAGACCCATGCGAAAATCTCCACCGGCAAGAAGGGCGACAAGTTCGGCGTCGCGCTTGGCGACGTGGCCGGTCTTTTCGAGGCGGCGGCCGGGCGAGCGGAAATCGAAATGGTGGGCCTTGCGGTCCATATCGGCTCGCAGATTCTCGACCTTTCTCCCTATCGCCGCGCCTATGGCGTGCTTGCGGATCTCGTTCGCGATCTTCGGACGCAGGGGCATGCGGTGCCGCGCCTCGATCTCGGCGGCGGCATCGGCATCGCTTACGGCGATCAGGGCGCGCCCTCGGTGGCGGAGCTTGCGGCGATCATCGCCGAAACGGTCGGCGGCCTCGGCTGCGCGCTGACGGTCGAGCCGGGGCGCTGGCTGGTCGGTCGCGCGGGCGCACTCGTCACGACGGTGCTCTACACCAAGGAGGCGGGCGAGCGCACTCTGGCGATCGTCGATGCCGGCATGAACGATCTGGTTCGCCCGGCGCTCTACGGCGCCGTCCATCCGCTCGGCGTGGTGCGTAGCGCGCGCGGCGGGGAGGGGCAGTCCTATGGTGTCGTCGGCCCCGTCTGCGAAAGCTCGGATATCTTCGGCGTCTATGACGACCTGCCGCAGCTGGCGGCCGGCGATCTCGTGGCCTTCCTGTGCGCCGGCGCCTATTCGGCCTCGATGGCCTCCACCTACAATGCGCGCGACCTCGTTCCCGAAGTCTTCGTGAGCAATGGCCGCTTCCGTATCGTTCGGCGTCGTCAGACCACGAGGGAACTCATGGCGCTGGAGAAGGATACCGTCTGGCAGGATGTCGAATCCGGCCCGGCACCCGAAAACCGTAAAGGCATTGCATGA
- a CDS encoding LysR family transcriptional regulator: protein MRLNQRQIEIFHAVMMEKSVTAAATALRTSQPTISRELRDLEHYLGYDLFHRFGKRITPTEKGQELYTIVHRSFVGLEEISRAATAIGGRSMANLRIAALPAYGDTMLPIAVEAFLKVHPGALISIHSIEETALQNELTAAMFDLGLAEQEQQFGNVATEAIDAGEVVCILPAGHPLAAKSVLAPADFEDMEFVYFSKDDPYRRKLDDVFDKAGVTRRFIVETTTASSVCAMVARGAGISIVNPLTAAHNLNRGLVVRRFSVPILYRIHLWRTTKAPRATFAMRFTRDLETALEEIKAKVRQALLHS, encoded by the coding sequence ATGCGGCTGAACCAGAGACAGATCGAGATTTTCCATGCCGTCATGATGGAGAAGAGCGTGACGGCCGCGGCGACGGCGCTACGCACCTCCCAGCCGACGATCAGCCGGGAGTTGCGCGACCTTGAGCACTATCTCGGCTACGACCTCTTCCACCGTTTCGGCAAGCGCATCACACCGACCGAAAAAGGACAGGAACTCTACACGATCGTTCACCGCTCCTTCGTGGGGCTGGAAGAAATAAGCCGCGCGGCGACGGCGATCGGCGGGCGCAGCATGGCAAACCTGCGCATCGCCGCCCTGCCGGCCTATGGCGACACCATGCTGCCCATCGCCGTCGAGGCCTTTCTCAAGGTCCATCCCGGGGCGCTGATATCGATCCATTCGATCGAGGAGACGGCCCTGCAGAACGAACTGACCGCGGCGATGTTCGATCTCGGGCTTGCCGAGCAGGAGCAGCAGTTCGGCAATGTCGCCACCGAGGCGATCGATGCCGGCGAGGTCGTGTGCATTCTGCCGGCGGGCCATCCGCTGGCGGCAAAGTCGGTCCTCGCGCCGGCCGATTTCGAGGACATGGAGTTCGTCTACTTTTCGAAGGACGATCCTTACCGGCGCAAGCTCGACGACGTCTTCGACAAGGCGGGCGTGACGCGGCGCTTCATCGTCGAGACGACCACGGCGTCGAGCGTCTGCGCGATGGTCGCGCGCGGCGCCGGCATTTCCATCGTCAACCCGCTGACCGCCGCGCATAATCTCAATCGCGGGCTGGTGGTTCGCAGGTTCTCCGTACCGATCCTCTACCGTATCCACCTCTGGCGGACCACCAAGGCACCGCGCGCGACCTTCGCCATGCGCTTCACCAGGGATCTGGAAACGGCCCTGGAGGAGATCAAGGCGAAGGTCCGCCAGGCGCTGCTCCACAGCTAG
- a CDS encoding HD-GYP domain-containing protein, with amino-acid sequence MKKRVHLSNICVGMYIEELEDSSRNGFDKRRLLITSQAELRAILASNAMSAIIDTAKGKDVCEAADPSWELIRARFEAELESSFHAGEIRQARECIESTRPMIRQMLSSAHRDGSFDFDGAHGIVEAVMSDALESAGALIAMTKLKDRDEGTFLHCLAVSALMIAFGRSLGLGEEAIRDLGLGGLVHDIGKATVPHTILNKSGKLSPAEFALVRQHPARGAALLRGACDLPQTVLDVCLYHHEKLDGTGYPFGLREDAIPLAARIAAICDVYDAMVTIRPYKRGWSQAQTVEMMLTSRGHFDRDLLKRFVSQLVVKGSLQ; translated from the coding sequence ATGAAAAAGAGGGTTCATCTCAGCAACATTTGCGTGGGGATGTACATAGAAGAGCTTGAGGACAGCTCGAGAAACGGCTTTGACAAGCGCCGCCTCCTCATCACGTCCCAGGCCGAGCTTCGCGCCATATTGGCCAGCAACGCGATGAGCGCCATCATCGACACCGCCAAAGGCAAGGATGTCTGCGAGGCCGCCGATCCCTCCTGGGAGCTGATACGCGCGCGCTTCGAGGCCGAGTTGGAATCCTCGTTCCATGCGGGCGAAATCAGGCAGGCGCGCGAATGCATCGAGTCCACGCGCCCGATGATCCGGCAGATGCTATCCAGCGCGCACCGGGACGGAAGCTTCGATTTCGACGGCGCGCACGGAATCGTCGAGGCCGTCATGTCGGACGCGCTGGAAAGCGCCGGCGCGCTGATCGCCATGACCAAGCTCAAGGATCGCGACGAAGGCACCTTCCTGCATTGCCTCGCCGTCAGCGCGCTGATGATCGCCTTCGGCCGCAGCCTCGGCCTTGGCGAGGAGGCGATCCGCGACCTCGGGCTGGGCGGCCTCGTCCACGATATCGGCAAGGCCACCGTTCCCCACACCATCCTGAACAAATCCGGCAAGCTCTCGCCCGCCGAGTTCGCCCTGGTGCGGCAGCATCCCGCGCGCGGGGCGGCGCTGCTGCGCGGGGCCTGCGACCTGCCGCAGACCGTGCTGGATGTCTGTCTCTATCATCACGAGAAGCTGGACGGCACCGGCTATCCGTTCGGCCTGAGGGAAGATGCGATTCCGCTGGCCGCGCGCATCGCCGCGATCTGCGACGTCTACGACGCCATGGTGACGATCCGGCCCTACAAGCGCGGCTGGTCGCAGGCCCAGACCGTCGAAATGATGCTGACCTCGCGCGGGCATTTCGACCGGGACCTGCTGAAGCGCTTCGTTTCGCAACTCGTCGTCAAGGGAAGCCTCCAGTAA
- a CDS encoding ABZJ_00895 family protein, with amino-acid sequence MTETVARPMSTLLLVGIYTGLYVGLAVLALLVTMFLEFENSAMGLIIAFAAASGMTQIWVSRERAAPASGRAWQVAVLCAAATTAVMSSVATLALQAEDMALQDLANEGALMIGGVILGIFALNLCIIRLALWMTGRSAAKRL; translated from the coding sequence ATGACCGAGACCGTCGCCCGTCCCATGTCCACCCTGCTGCTCGTCGGCATCTATACCGGGCTCTATGTCGGCCTCGCCGTTCTGGCGCTCCTGGTGACGATGTTCCTGGAATTCGAAAACTCGGCGATGGGCCTCATCATCGCATTCGCCGCCGCGTCCGGCATGACGCAGATCTGGGTCTCGCGCGAGCGGGCAGCGCCGGCGTCCGGCCGGGCCTGGCAGGTCGCTGTCCTCTGCGCGGCGGCCACGACCGCCGTCATGTCGTCCGTCGCCACGCTCGCCCTGCAGGCCGAGGACATGGCCCTGCAGGACCTTGCCAACGAAGGCGCCCTGATGATCGGCGGCGTTATCCTCGGGATCTTCGCACTGAACCTCTGCATCATCCGCCTCGCCCTGTGGATGACCGGCCGGTCGGCGGCAAAGCGCCTCTGA
- a CDS encoding putative bifunctional diguanylate cyclase/phosphodiesterase: protein MRVATTEADRPRDIEFEEAGLLDQIVSVFRRASEPGEREELAIAQYQSLRKQIPLLYLILLANAWMVAYSYMGVGPRLLTLYVPGIFTLLCSVRFIKWIRRAGTVPTYAEARRMLAGTTLLAGLLAAIFVLWGLALYSYGTAHMQGQIAFFIGITVIGCIFCLMHLPRAALLVSAVVNIPFVLFFADSGSRSFTAIAVNVALVSLIMMIILAINYAAFASLIRSRRSILDKQAAMEVLDAHNLWLANHDTLTKLPNRHSFLVEIESRFRELEQGAGDLFIGVLDLDGFHVVNDAFGHRGGDQVLIEVARRLLASAGDSFGVFRLAGDEFGLVGTAPWAMSAGMLERSEAICAALEAPYSVNGVTAHITATIGLASSATVSGGAQQIHEAAEYALISAKQSQRRGHTNLFSFAHQDTIRRHSLVEQELQTADLEEELSLVFQPIVAVATGTPIGFEALARWNNRQLGRVSPVEFIQIAERAGLANRLTCVLLSKALTAAAAWPPQLRLSFNLSMQDICSPDNVLRLVGILNNSPLDPRRIDFEITETAVVGDFDQLVTAVTTLKALGAGISLDDFGTGYSTLSQVNKLPLDKIKIDRSFVSNISTVSTGYKIVKSVIALCRDMKISCIIEGVETQDELNTLRKLDCSLVQGYFYSKPLLADEITDYIEKAGAQALYSAAAATPIVPFETPRRRSSGERKTARHAAT from the coding sequence GTGCGCGTGGCAACAACGGAAGCGGACCGCCCGCGGGATATCGAGTTCGAAGAGGCAGGACTGCTCGACCAGATCGTCAGCGTTTTTCGCCGGGCGAGCGAACCGGGCGAACGGGAAGAACTGGCGATTGCCCAGTACCAGTCTCTCAGGAAGCAGATCCCGCTTCTCTACCTGATCCTGCTCGCCAATGCCTGGATGGTCGCCTATTCCTATATGGGCGTGGGGCCACGACTGCTGACGCTCTACGTTCCCGGTATCTTCACCCTGCTCTGCTCGGTCCGCTTCATCAAGTGGATACGGCGGGCGGGTACCGTGCCAACCTATGCCGAGGCCCGGCGGATGCTGGCGGGCACGACCCTGCTGGCCGGCCTGCTTGCGGCGATCTTCGTTCTCTGGGGGCTGGCGCTCTATTCCTACGGCACGGCGCACATGCAGGGCCAGATCGCCTTCTTCATCGGCATCACGGTGATCGGCTGCATCTTCTGCCTCATGCATCTGCCGCGCGCGGCGCTCCTCGTGTCCGCCGTCGTCAATATCCCTTTCGTGCTCTTCTTCGCCGATAGCGGCAGCCGCTCCTTCACGGCGATCGCCGTGAATGTCGCCCTCGTCTCGCTCATCATGATGATCATCCTGGCCATCAACTATGCGGCCTTCGCCAGCCTCATCCGTTCCCGGCGCAGCATTCTCGACAAGCAGGCGGCGATGGAGGTGCTCGATGCACACAATCTCTGGCTCGCCAACCACGACACGCTGACGAAACTGCCCAACCGCCATAGCTTCCTCGTGGAAATCGAAAGCCGCTTTCGCGAACTCGAGCAGGGCGCCGGCGATCTCTTCATCGGCGTGCTCGACCTCGATGGCTTCCATGTCGTCAACGACGCCTTCGGCCATCGCGGCGGCGACCAGGTCCTGATCGAAGTGGCGCGGCGGCTGCTGGCGAGCGCAGGGGACAGCTTCGGCGTCTTCCGTCTGGCCGGCGACGAATTCGGCCTTGTCGGTACTGCGCCTTGGGCCATGAGCGCCGGGATGCTCGAGCGCTCCGAGGCGATCTGCGCCGCGCTTGAGGCGCCCTATAGCGTCAATGGCGTGACGGCCCATATCACCGCGACCATCGGCCTTGCCTCGTCGGCGACGGTTTCGGGCGGTGCGCAGCAGATTCACGAGGCGGCCGAATATGCGCTGATCAGCGCCAAGCAGAGCCAGCGGCGCGGTCATACCAACCTCTTCTCCTTCGCCCATCAGGATACGATCCGCCGGCACTCGCTCGTCGAGCAGGAGCTGCAGACGGCCGATCTGGAGGAGGAGCTGAGCCTGGTGTTCCAGCCCATCGTCGCGGTCGCGACCGGCACGCCCATCGGCTTCGAGGCGCTGGCGCGGTGGAACAACCGGCAGCTCGGGCGCGTCAGCCCCGTGGAGTTCATTCAGATCGCGGAGCGGGCAGGGCTGGCCAATCGCCTGACCTGCGTGCTGCTCTCAAAGGCGCTCACCGCTGCGGCCGCCTGGCCGCCGCAACTGCGCCTCTCCTTCAACCTGTCCATGCAGGATATCTGTTCGCCCGATAATGTCCTGCGGCTGGTCGGCATCCTCAATAACAGCCCGCTGGATCCCAGGCGCATCGATTTCGAGATTACGGAAACCGCTGTCGTCGGCGATTTCGACCAGCTCGTCACGGCCGTCACGACGCTTAAAGCACTCGGCGCAGGCATCTCACTCGACGATTTCGGCACGGGCTATTCGACGCTTTCGCAGGTCAACAAGCTGCCGCTCGACAAGATCAAGATCGACCGCAGCTTCGTCAGCAACATCAGCACCGTCTCGACCGGCTACAAGATCGTCAAGTCCGTCATCGCGCTCTGCCGTGACATGAAGATCAGTTGCATCATCGAGGGCGTCGAGACGCAGGACGAGCTGAACACGTTGCGCAAGCTCGATTGCAGCCTCGTGCAAGGCTACTTCTACTCCAAGCCGCTCCTTGCCGACGAGATCACCGACTATATCGAGAAAGCCGGCGCGCAGGCCCTCTACAGCGCGGCTGCCGCCACTCCCATCGTTCCTTTCGAGACACCGCGCCGCCGCTCGTCCGGCGAACGGAAAACCGCGCGGCACGCCGCTACATGA